In one window of Candidatus Fonsibacter ubiquis DNA:
- a CDS encoding adenylosuccinate synthase encodes MTNVVVVGSQWGDEGKGKIVDWLSEQADVVIRFQGGHNAGHTLVINGKVFKLKLLPSGIVRGDKISIIGNGVVIDPWALLEEIEEIKKKGVDVNESNLIISDTATLILPFHKEMDEIREDAAKSKIGTTRRGIGPAYEDKIGRRSIRVMDLRSKTNLEQRLEVILEHHNAIRKGLKKKIYKSEELINELLKIAPKILKFSQPVWKKIAEFQKLNKKILFEGAQGILLDVDHGTYPYVTSSNTVAGTASVGTGCGPKTIDYVLGITKAYTTRVGEGPFPTELKDATGELIGQRGHEFGTVTNRKRRCGWFDGVLVKQSATISGITGIALTKLDVLDTLEEIKFCIGYKLRGKEIDFFPSASEDQFAVEPIYKTFEGWKSETKGIRNYKELPEKAKVYIAAIEDFIGVKIGSISTSPERDDTIFIEDPFNA; translated from the coding sequence ATGACAAACGTTGTAGTTGTAGGCTCTCAGTGGGGAGATGAGGGCAAAGGGAAGATTGTGGATTGGCTTTCGGAGCAAGCCGACGTTGTCATTAGATTTCAAGGCGGTCATAATGCAGGCCACACTTTAGTCATTAATGGAAAAGTTTTTAAATTAAAATTACTTCCTTCAGGAATTGTTAGAGGAGATAAAATTTCAATTATTGGAAACGGAGTTGTTATTGATCCTTGGGCATTATTAGAAGAAATTGAAGAAATTAAAAAAAAAGGGGTTGATGTTAATGAAAGTAATTTAATTATTTCAGATACAGCAACTTTAATTTTACCTTTTCATAAAGAAATGGATGAGATTAGGGAGGATGCTGCAAAATCTAAAATTGGAACCACAAGAAGAGGTATAGGACCAGCTTACGAAGATAAGATTGGTAGACGTTCAATTCGAGTTATGGATTTGCGTTCGAAGACAAATTTAGAGCAAAGACTAGAAGTTATTTTAGAACATCATAATGCAATCAGAAAAGGCTTAAAAAAAAAGATATATAAATCTGAAGAGTTAATTAATGAGTTGTTAAAGATTGCTCCGAAAATATTAAAATTTTCTCAACCCGTATGGAAAAAGATTGCTGAATTTCAAAAATTAAACAAAAAAATATTATTCGAAGGTGCACAGGGAATATTGCTTGATGTTGATCATGGAACCTATCCTTATGTGACCTCATCCAATACAGTCGCAGGTACAGCCTCGGTTGGTACAGGATGTGGACCAAAAACTATTGATTATGTTCTTGGAATTACCAAGGCCTATACAACAAGAGTAGGAGAGGGTCCTTTTCCAACAGAACTTAAAGACGCAACAGGAGAATTGATTGGTCAAAGAGGTCATGAATTTGGAACTGTAACGAATAGAAAAAGAAGATGTGGTTGGTTTGATGGAGTTCTTGTTAAACAATCTGCAACTATATCAGGAATTACTGGTATCGCTCTCACCAAGTTAGATGTTCTAGACACACTAGAAGAGATCAAATTTTGTATAGGTTATAAATTACGAGGTAAAGAAATTGATTTTTTTCCTAGTGCTTCAGAGGATCAATTTGCAGTAGAGCCTATCTACAAAACTTTTGAGGGTTGGAAGTCAGAGACAAAGGGAATAAGAAATTATAAAGAATTACCTGAGAAGGCCAAAGTTTATATTGCAGCCATTGAAGATTTCATAGGCGTTAAGATTGGAAGTATTTCAACAAGTCCAGAGAGAGATGATACGATTTTTATTGAAGATCCCTTTAATGCGTAA
- a CDS encoding RluA family pseudouridine synthase — protein MSANEYKFEITEEKNNARLDSTLAVLIPNISRTRIKNIINEGFVKINKTQITQASIKVHSSDIIEVSIPESKEVNISAKNIKLDIRYEDKDLLIVNKSPEMVVHPGAGNFDNTLVNALMFHCKNKLSTIGGELRPGIVHRIDKGTSGLLVVAKNDQAHIFLSKQFAEHTIKRVYEVLVYGRMKPSSGQISSMIGRSKFNRKKMSINTSRGKDAVTNYKTLEFFSGKKIPDMSFLECRLETGRTHQIRVHLSSNGNPIIGDQIYGKQNKFIRDIDPEFKELLEGFKRQALHARSIGFIHPTSKKEMEFECEKPKDFENLIKIIKKLKF, from the coding sequence ATGTCTGCTAACGAATATAAATTTGAAATTACAGAAGAGAAAAATAATGCACGTTTAGACTCTACGCTTGCAGTTTTGATTCCAAATATAAGCAGAACAAGAATTAAAAATATTATTAATGAGGGTTTTGTTAAAATTAATAAAACTCAAATAACCCAAGCTTCTATTAAAGTTCACTCTTCTGACATTATAGAAGTATCAATTCCAGAATCTAAAGAAGTTAATATTTCAGCAAAGAACATTAAATTAGATATTCGCTATGAGGATAAAGATTTATTAATCGTTAATAAATCTCCTGAAATGGTTGTTCATCCGGGTGCTGGAAACTTTGATAACACTTTAGTAAACGCCCTTATGTTTCATTGTAAAAACAAACTTTCAACCATCGGTGGAGAGTTAAGACCGGGCATAGTTCATAGAATTGATAAAGGAACCAGTGGCCTGTTGGTGGTTGCAAAGAATGATCAGGCCCATATTTTTTTATCAAAACAGTTTGCAGAACATACAATCAAAAGAGTTTATGAAGTTCTTGTTTATGGAAGAATGAAACCAAGTTCTGGACAAATTTCATCTATGATTGGCAGAAGCAAATTCAATAGAAAAAAAATGAGTATAAATACTTCAAGAGGAAAGGATGCTGTTACCAATTATAAAACTCTAGAATTTTTTTCAGGAAAAAAAATTCCTGATATGAGTTTTCTTGAATGTAGACTAGAAACAGGAAGAACTCATCAAATTAGAGTGCATCTCTCCTCCAACGGTAATCCAATTATCGGTGATCAAATTTATGGAAAACAAAATAAATTTATCAGAGATATTGATCCTGAATTTAAAGAACTATTGGAGGGATTTAAAAGACAAGCTTTGCATGCAAGATCTATTGGATTTATTCACCCAACTTCAAAGAAAGAAATGGAATTTGAATGTGAAAAGCCAAAAGATTTTGAAAACTTAATAAAAATAATCAAAAAGCTTAAGTTTTAA
- the moaC gene encoding cyclic pyranopterin monophosphate synthase MoaC — translation MTNLKIVDTAILKDWAKEIFTNNNFHMVDVSQKQNTHRKALAMGKIYVGEKTFKLIQNKQMPKGDPISLAEVAALLGVKKTSEIIPLCHPLTVDYSSTKIIQNSNDFSLETYCVVAAFAKTGVEMEAIMGVNAALVTIYDLCKIVNPDLKIDGVRLLIKQGGKSGTWINPNGLPEFLQDLF, via the coding sequence ATGACAAATCTTAAAATTGTAGACACGGCTATTTTGAAAGATTGGGCAAAAGAAATTTTTACCAACAATAATTTTCACATGGTAGACGTTTCTCAAAAACAAAATACCCACCGCAAAGCATTAGCTATGGGAAAAATATATGTAGGTGAAAAAACATTTAAATTAATTCAAAACAAACAAATGCCTAAAGGTGATCCTATATCTCTAGCCGAAGTTGCTGCCCTTCTTGGCGTAAAAAAAACTAGTGAAATTATTCCACTATGCCATCCTCTAACCGTTGACTACAGTTCAACAAAAATTATTCAAAACTCCAATGACTTTTCACTGGAAACGTACTGTGTGGTTGCAGCATTTGCAAAAACAGGCGTTGAAATGGAGGCAATTATGGGAGTGAATGCGGCACTAGTTACTATTTATGATTTATGTAAAATTGTAAATCCTGATCTTAAAATTGATGGAGTTCGTTTGCTTATTAAACAAGGCGGCAAGTCAGGAACTTGGATAAATCCAAACGGACTACCTGAATTTTTACAAGATTTATTCTAA
- the rpoH gene encoding RNA polymerase sigma factor RpoH, with protein sequence MEKIEKNSNLPILSPEGSLNSYLLKIRKFPMLEPEQEYILAKNWREKGDRESAHTLVTSHLRLVAKIAMGYRGYGLPVGELISEGNIGLMQAVKKFDPERGFRLATYAMWWIKAAIQEYILRSWSLVKIGTTAAQKKLFFNLRKLKNQIFAIESGDMTNAHVKEIANRLDVNEDEVISMNRRMAGQEQSLNAKISDEEQGGQWQDWIVDENADQELLISQRQELDQKHALLQTALKVLDQREKEILYDRKLIDEPKTLEELSQKYKISRERVRQIENRAFEKVQKAMLENIKTKPFITH encoded by the coding sequence ATGGAAAAAATTGAAAAAAATTCTAATCTTCCAATCCTTTCGCCCGAAGGAAGTTTAAATTCTTATTTATTAAAAATTAGAAAATTTCCAATGTTAGAGCCTGAGCAAGAATATATTCTTGCAAAAAATTGGCGCGAGAAAGGCGATAGGGAGTCAGCTCACACTTTAGTTACCAGTCATTTAAGATTAGTTGCAAAAATAGCAATGGGATACCGAGGCTATGGTTTGCCTGTTGGGGAATTAATATCTGAAGGAAATATTGGCTTGATGCAGGCGGTTAAAAAATTTGATCCTGAGAGAGGATTTAGACTTGCCACCTATGCTATGTGGTGGATTAAAGCTGCAATCCAAGAATATATATTAAGATCCTGGAGCTTAGTTAAAATTGGAACAACTGCTGCTCAAAAAAAATTATTTTTTAATCTTAGAAAATTAAAAAATCAAATTTTTGCAATTGAAAGTGGCGACATGACTAATGCCCATGTTAAAGAAATAGCAAATCGGTTAGATGTAAATGAAGATGAAGTAATTTCAATGAATAGGCGTATGGCAGGACAAGAGCAATCATTGAATGCTAAAATTTCAGACGAAGAACAAGGTGGTCAGTGGCAAGATTGGATAGTAGATGAAAATGCTGATCAAGAATTGTTAATTTCTCAACGCCAGGAATTAGATCAGAAACATGCATTGTTACAAACAGCTTTGAAAGTCTTAGATCAAAGAGAAAAAGAAATTTTATATGATAGAAAACTTATTGATGAGCCAAAAACTTTAGAAGAACTTAGTCAGAAATATAAAATTAGCAGAGAAAGAGTTAGACAAATCGAAAACAGGGCTTTTGAAAAAGTTCAAAAAGCAATGCTAGAGAATATTAAAACAAAACCTTTCATTACGCATTAA
- a CDS encoding molybdopterin synthase catalytic subunit, which produces MLHVAIVDTKKINIIRAEKFVKNFAAGASIFFVGNIRKNNNNKNVTGITYDSFNKLVIKIFKKIYGEGIKKFRLKKAKVFIEHAKGYVPLGKPSIIIAVSCKHRSEAYQLSRYLIEQIKIRAPIWKKEYYKNQKSEWLKGTSIKVK; this is translated from the coding sequence ATGTTACACGTAGCGATTGTTGATACAAAAAAAATTAATATTATAAGAGCAGAAAAATTTGTAAAAAATTTTGCTGCTGGGGCAAGTATATTTTTTGTAGGAAATATTAGAAAAAACAATAACAACAAAAATGTAACAGGAATTACCTATGACTCTTTTAATAAACTTGTAATAAAAATATTTAAAAAGATTTATGGCGAGGGAATAAAGAAATTTAGATTAAAAAAAGCAAAAGTATTTATTGAACATGCTAAAGGGTATGTTCCATTAGGCAAGCCTTCAATTATAATTGCAGTATCTTGCAAACATCGATCAGAAGCTTATCAATTATCGAGATATCTTATTGAACAAATTAAAATTAGAGCCCCTATTTGGAAAAAAGAATATTATAAAAATCAAAAATCAGAGTGGCTCAAAGGAACTTCAATTAAAGTTAAATAG
- the moaA gene encoding GTP 3',8-cyclase MoaA, with amino-acid sequence MVHLKDNFGRTFPYFRISITDVCNFKCGYCLPDGYQKPKNKKTFLTLDEIRRIGIALSELGVCKIRLTGGEPTVRKDFLDIVKNLKSLPGIKKVVMTTNGYNLKQIARPLIENKIDGINISIDSLDKEKFKFITGMDKLEDILAGLKILQENNFKKIKINAVLLKGVNDSEEDFNNWQQFIKSNYVDFRYIELMQTGDNLDYFKKYHISANIFRDYLVKNDWIHQTAGFDSGPAKSYIRKDFSGKFGIIAPYSKDFCKSCNRLRITAQGDLRLCLFGETGISLRALLQNDNQITELKNLINNQLNFKKESHYLELGNTGLTPHLASIGG; translated from the coding sequence ATGGTTCATTTAAAAGATAATTTTGGAAGAACTTTTCCATATTTTAGAATTTCAATTACTGACGTGTGTAATTTTAAATGTGGCTATTGCTTACCCGATGGTTATCAAAAACCAAAAAATAAAAAAACTTTTTTAACTCTTGATGAAATTAGAAGAATTGGAATTGCCTTATCTGAACTTGGGGTTTGCAAAATTAGATTAACAGGTGGTGAGCCTACTGTGCGAAAAGATTTTTTAGACATTGTTAAAAATCTAAAATCTCTTCCAGGTATTAAAAAAGTAGTAATGACAACAAACGGTTACAACTTAAAGCAAATTGCAAGACCATTAATAGAAAATAAAATTGATGGAATTAATATTAGTATCGACAGTTTAGATAAAGAAAAATTCAAATTTATTACTGGAATGGATAAACTTGAAGATATCCTAGCAGGTCTTAAAATTTTGCAAGAAAATAATTTTAAAAAAATTAAAATTAATGCAGTTTTACTTAAGGGCGTAAACGATAGTGAGGAAGATTTTAATAATTGGCAACAATTTATAAAATCTAACTATGTAGACTTTCGTTATATTGAATTGATGCAAACAGGGGATAATTTAGATTACTTTAAAAAATATCATATCTCTGCAAATATATTTAGAGATTATTTAGTAAAGAACGACTGGATTCATCAAACTGCAGGTTTTGATTCAGGGCCAGCCAAAAGTTATATTCGTAAAGATTTTAGTGGAAAATTTGGAATTATAGCCCCGTATTCTAAAGACTTCTGTAAAAGCTGTAATCGCTTGAGAATTACTGCCCAAGGAGATTTGAGACTATGTTTATTTGGAGAAACTGGAATATCTCTTCGAGCACTATTGCAAAATGATAATCAAATTACTGAACTAAAAAATTTAATTAATAATCAACTGAATTTTAAAAAAGAATCTCATTATTTAGAGTTAGGAAATACTGGACTAACTCCTCACCTAGCTAGTATTGGAGGATAA